From Neospora caninum Liverpool complete genome, chromosome VIII, a single genomic window includes:
- a CDS encoding putative glyceraldehyde-3-phosphate dehydrogenase → MTRGKKHPKQGLSFRVPESCCFSFCESVSGRQLNSLVKPPTLSTPFPTGAFFPPSPVSCVFAAFSQAERTMSSFTGPSSVRLRPGVLCVFLSLLSLSLTCVPFSPSSLSLPSSLPSSLPAAYGIRLDAAQPVPPQPDSLPVAGATDSCREPAGAFDGADGVPSLREAEEILRREQTVATEHAQRAAEDVQQFAEAAREAAAKGDIAAAHELAAAAAAAAAEAQDIAAYAQAVSETDPALLRERAQEEAHRSAESEARRQQAASESQANAAEQGLPYGSCDVTITPDDIASVPEALEKLAALETSVQEAGEQLDEKEQMVAEYMLAASEAAERHDEASRAFEDAKKQKKENLAAAAEKEALEAAAEYEELATAVQVLTEEAEAQSGKALADAVAAGEMRYAINQKIVSDADPAARGKVPRSLLAPKHFHISDAASGRVLKIYFHNSFAPFDDLPCAALHTDAYLCRQHPRCVVQYEQSGDEVLQRCILDDAYLWLVASTSDFCAAAPEGSSQAAASPFDNATPLEPMAAVTEEEIEAVALDLLQESGVDGPAVLEQMAKDGKSTSDLCGFVQALSAELLRTERDPRCASPADDGENIALTTEALLASNFGFLGPAAPATASPSASAAAPAPRSASIRSHNRNAFAAGGAGKNAFAPVPRISPSGLFGLLGGSSAKANAPIRMGINGMGRIGRLVFRIAMTRPDVTVTHINCSMDPAYIAYMLKYDSVHGRFDGEIVPTDSGLIVNGQEVSISNTRDPEEIPWAAQGADYVCESTGVFCTTEAAAKHVNRPGGAKHAVISAPAKDESTPTLVVGVNAEQDYESSMKVVSCASCTTNGLAPLVKVIDENFGLVEGLMTTVHAATGTQKVVDGTSKKDWRGGRAATGNIIPSSTGAAKAVARCLPHMKGKLTGMAFRVPTLDVSVVDLTCRLNKSTTYEEIKKAVREASETYMRGIIGYTEEPIVSQDIVGSQCSTVFDANAGIMLNPNFVKLVSWYDNEYAYSARLVDLIAVMAAKDGVVAAGTGLDRKPF, encoded by the exons ATGACGCGCGGCAAAAAACACCCGAAACAGGGCCTGTCCTTTCGCGTCCCCGAGTCTtgttgtttctccttctgcgAATCTGTGTCGGGGAGGCAACTTAATAGCCTGGTCAAACCCCCCACACTCTCGACGCCTTTTCCGACGGGTGCCTTCTTCCCaccctctcctgtctcgtgcgtttttgctgccttctctcaAGCGGAACGCACCATGTCTTCCTTCACCGGACCGTCGTCGGTCCGGCTTCGGCCAGGCGTGCTTTgcgtctttctgtctctcctgtctctgtctctgacGTGTgtccccttttccccctcctccctctccctgccTTCGTCCCTGCCTTCGTCCCTGCCTGCGGCCTACGGCAtccgcctcgacgccgcaCAGCCCGTCCCCCCGCAACCCGACAGCCTCCCCGTCGCCGGCGCCACGGATTCCTGCCGAGAGCCGGCAGGCGCGTTTGACGGCGCCGATGGCGTGCCGTCGCTtcgcgaggcggaggagatCCTCCGCCGCGAGCAAACTGTAGCGACTGAGCATGCGCAGCGCGCGGCGGAGGACGTCCAGCAGttcgcggaggcggcgagagaagccgccgctAAGGGCGACATCGCCGCGGCACACGAGCTCGCCGCGGCCGCGGCCGCGGCAGCCGCCGAGGCGCAAGACATCGCCGCGTACGCGCAGGCGGTTTCCGAAACGGATCCTGCGCTCCTCCGCGAGCGCGCACAGGAAGAGGCGCACCGGAGCGCCGAGTctgaggcgaggagacagcaggctGCCTCGGAGTCTCAGGCGAACGCCGCGGAGCAGGGACTGCCCTACGGTTCGTGCGACGTGACCATCACGCCAGACGACATTGCGTCTGTCCCGGAGGCTCTGGAGAAACTCGCTGCGTTGGAGACGTCTGTTCAGGAGGCTGGCGAGCAGctggacgagaaggaacagaTGGTGGCGGAGTACATGCtggcggcgagcgaggcggcggagcgccACGATGAGGCCTCCCGCGCGTTcgaggacgcgaagaagcagaagaaggaaaacttggccgccgccgcagagaaggaggcgctgGAAGCCGCTGCGGAGTACGAGGAGTTGGCAACTGCTGTGCAGGTCTTGACGGAGGAAGCCGAGGCACAAAGCGGGAAGGCActcgccgacgccgtcgCTGCCGGGGAGATGCGCTACGCCATCAACCAAAAGATCGTGAGCGACGCAGACCCCGCCGCGCGCGGAAAGGTCCCGCGCTCGCTGCTCGCCCCCAAGCACTTTCACATCAGCGACGCGGCTTCCGGGCGCGTCCTGAAAATCTATTTCCACAACAGCTTCGCCCCCTTCGACGACCTGCCGTGCGCTGCGCTCCACACGGACGCCTATCTCTGCCGCCAGCACCCGCGCTGCGTGGTTCAGTACGAGCAGAGCGGCGACGAAGTGCTGCAGAGATGCATTCTCGACGACGCGTACCTGTGGCTGGTCGCCTCCACGTCGGATTTCTGCGCCGCGGCGCCGGAGGGCTCTTCGCaggccgccgcctcgccgttcgaCAATGCGACTCCCCTCGAACCGATGGCTGCAgtgacggaagaagagatcgaGGCAGTGGCGCTTGACCTCCTCCAGGAGTCGGGCGTCGACGGCCCGGCAGTCTTGGAGCAGATGGCGAAGGACGGCAAAAGCACGAGCGACTTGTGCGGCTTCGTGCAGGCGCTCTCGGCAGAGCTGCTGCGCACAGAACGGGATCCGCGGTGTGCGTCCCCCGCCGACGACGGGGAGAACATTGCGCTGACCACGGAGGCACTCCTGGCGTCCAACTTTGGATTCCTAGGGCCAGCTGCGCCGGcgaccgcctcgccctcggcgtccgccgccgcgcccgccCCCCGCAGCGCGAGCATTCGCAGCCATAACCGGAACGCGTTCGCCGCAGGAGGCGCCGGAAAGAACGCCTTTGCCCCGGTCCCGCGCATCTCGCCGAGTGGTCTGTTTGGCCTCCTCGGAGGCAGCTCCGCGAAGGCGAACGCGCCGATTCGCATGGGGATCAACGGCATGGGCCGCATTGgacgcctcgtcttccgcatCGCCATGACCCGACCGGACGTCACCGTCACGCACATCAACTGCAGCATGGATCCTGCCTACATCGCGTACATGCTCAAATACGACTCCGTCCACGGCCGGTTCGACGGCGAAATCGTCCCTACCGATTCCGGCCTCATCGTGAACGGCCAGGAAGTCAGCATCTCCAACACCCGTGACCCCGAAGAGATCCCGTGGGCGGCGCAAGGCGCCGACTACGTCTGTGAATCGACTGGTGTGTTCTGCACGACCGAGGCTGCGGCAAAACACGTCAACAG ACCTGGCGGAGCGAAGCACGCAGTTATTTCCGCTCCGGCGAAGGACGAATCAACCCCGACTCTCGTGGTGGGCGTGAATGCCGAGCAGGACTACGAGTCGAGCATGAAAGTTGTGTCGTGTGCGTCGTGCACCACGAACGGCTTGGCGCCCTTGGTGAAGGTGATTGACGAGAACTTTGGCCTGGTTGAGGGTCTGATGACGACCGTCCACGCAGCCACAGGCACGCAGAAGGTCGTCGACGGCACCTCGAAGAAAGACTGGCGCGGCGGCCGAGCTGCAACCGGCAATATCATCCCGTCATCCACAGGAGCCGCGAAGGCGGTCGCCCGGTGTCTGCCGCACATGAAGGGAAAACTCACTGGCATGGCCTTCCGGGTGCCCACGCTCGATGTCTCTGTCGTTGACTTGACCTGCCGGTTGAACAAGAGCACGACTTACGAGGAAATCAAGAAGGCGGtccgcgaggcgagcgaaacgTACATGCGCGGCATCATCGGCTACACTGAGGAGCCGATCGTGTCCCAGGACATTGTTGGCTCGCAGTGCTCGACAGTGTTCGACGCGAACGCGGGCATCATGCTGAACCCGAACTTTGTCAAGCTCGTGTCGTGGTACGACAACGAGTACGCGTACTCGGCGCGTCTCGTCGACCTCATTGCCGTCATGGCTGCCAAGGACGGCGTTGTTGCCGCGGGAACGGGACTCGACCGGAAACCCTTTTAA
- a CDS encoding GJ21226, related: MEFRASCLPLQPGDGSQRFQTNQSVEHSSFAEQSCTVRSQERNTQDDLRLSADFPTGTRESAFAAVPDYPPFCRARGIPQHSSVPGKSLAAGHPCCSPFAAPCSQEATAGLLFPSGANQSAASSSENAAGRPSPSALEPVILPGLSFACVQSASARGAFPAFSPVPLGPLFRALDRSSSSVDAQSSQPAPPGIAHRPVETDGGAPRKRSGGVLSTAPVTMPPPASVTAAAPAESANGAVPATASASAGGPMRSQLRADAVEFRPAASAAAVPANFKGVGGQASLPGSAPLGLVHHPGAAGSPSPASPSNAGLSVNNGASPTSPSSCTYSTHQFNRNAQEFVPGRPFMVFPSPSPPPAGTPPPPAMAAPLASAQGAASLSRAAASPPAAAAPSAAPVAVPPVGVVRGSPAGAATLPAYGPQVVGRGAPAAHLPGGGAHHSQPFIPVPGTLHFAPMHPVPSQFASPIPNGALFAGQPPSGAVEHLVVAPVGSPTDPTLAQLDKAVGAGAVPGPFVFPYAAPHAHLGPPPGANCAAPGGEFLVTPYAMGGPAPGTGSGVGRGRGGRLGRGGRAGDVNYRVSGGVGRGAGRGIPNAPGASRMAQGAPHHGRGNANSVPAVQTPGAGQGGQGGAPGRVSAGTGSDGADAKASDEVKSPPPPPPTVSQGSGAVRPPAGTSFRDKLLQGNAKADQTEGAGAQASAAQAGGKASAAGQERTSPASSLTTTGPGSGTGTAVGGGASPTGSSTNDGARSPVSSGAGPVSSGEAKRPATAPATGLSYAGAVAAAALSHGGNGAAHQGSPRAGASGAGGSRAPSASQKGPEETPKQGKASPETAGNATTSASAATPSWSQKVGSAAATPAKESSGSPAAGLSAAAKDSAGNQTRRGSLVGSASPSRRGSARSAPSAPHAQDRVAEAPRPRAEASADAPASSRQEGGAEQAQAAVEKASPGEATPAAPQGPRSWAERMKNASKLPVAVVAPSPSARKSAANVSAAPNAGGNAAARGGASAAGSPAAAKSGPSGAGGGVGKGDVQPAPEAAEQHGASQGPQAGVHEKKREVGSAEGPTGSAAASGQSTGWAARVSAPSSPKPAAGAGEKAGDSHDAGREGGAEAASGAAGAQGSRAQDGAKPKQEDKSDAVPAGAAGASATGEFSQVQAEVSASAATSSGPMTWAERARRVKEKPVPAVEPAKPSPSSEAVSESRAPGGKFGDSKRGERERGRGREEGRGHGYVDRAGHPRRDQQRGSRGEAADDAAAAAAAAHEGGAHRQGRGGSGSEALASGEGQAPAHGAAGAGAQEGPSRRRGSHTAGPTASAAPGEPRGTETGAQKPSGCYAAVVAAAQPQQPRRWGPQATQQAHAESGGRPSLQAAAEDLTPSPGEKSAWRAQAGGAVGAGASGAEGQGAAGREVLTKAEEPHVLWPRNRPKLKKVVVEQEEEKEAPLLPGQEQKFALPQGRKDQLRAEERRRAKQQVLKQEAEEIDDVESHSHPSNAETQAVSSKTAAAPGALGVSGSFMPSSPAAIPPTTGAAPVAVTARGFPTTASLVGSVFSTPTTLETTEPPAVPALSPRSPVSLVTCVSSTDVQKPSVSAPVEQPPFGFAASLAAKKEAAAESVAPRIVAAKVGGLPPVSAGFSEPPPSEDALCEQAMKAEMGKKLSPRGRASAEASPRSASRAKCEAEARKASSPRAGCADRGQTRRLSGSSTHEKKDGAEAESKRETFLSPRAAAGQASSPRSRRRPHSPAYSPSGSASPRAASPQANRLLLPEGAVEPPREGQRSRAGSAHSPRSPRRRGAAPAAAPAEASDSPVGSSGSASSPSEFVGSPATALSRSPDAGVSSPQSKSSFSPPSAASLVSDGIASSVSGNDVAREDGVSSLSPGGTYSGPYSKRLLVACRLSKQAASVPALISISALSHAAIQQAQPGGDFWYHGRQAHDDSWKSRSGRAGGDGLLHSLHRKNDGKRGAMGQQGASGRNEDGWRMGDGTQHNGSRGQAGDSGRSAPMRDWRRGEESGRGGLSAMAGGLGGFFNQERPDPGEFRRMQQSLPPPPSHAILKASESSWVKKQAEQKKDEQQQLLRRLKGHLNKLTLEKFEKLYPQILNAGIKEKEEVNALMKMVFEKAVSQHHFIQMYVQLCSRLKDDLKQILADDAKGSYFRRILINQCEDSFVANLEPMRVPEGLGEEEAFEFAQLYKARMKGNMIFVGELLKSRMISHRILLECIDRLLQKRLECIEISGGEDQGVPHMEALCAFLHTVGPFFENPKWKFYEEFCERIKIVQKLQKDESLPFRVRCLLKDVLDNRAEKWRKKFAATKEGPTRLSELHQQAQLEQMQQHQYSAGLLGGKGRGPGFDNRGDDGGWEMAPSRRGLGLAKLKPGMNSTPMNTNSRMGGEPSKPLSAFSALGRMRSEREKEREPGRDDNLRRENWGSSLSKRSPASAAASSDAAASAHAASSGPSSLLGRAPVDGGASPAKESRRRSAGETAATKASSAGAAPVSEEQQVAAARSELKDLVQSMDLNTALEMLKEMNLSPSVHKEIFDEWLKYSIEALVADKDHVNKQRAIAFQLFVQVCQKGIMQAESLKACLKQFMSNGSDGDEGEDGEVVEDSPYSDLKIDVPRLTDFMKEFLQTLETADPERQVLSTSTLDDLKGKL; this comes from the exons CACCATGCCTCCGCCCGCGTCTGTgaccgccgccgcgccggcCGAATCCGCGAACGGCGCGGTCCCTGCAACTGCCTCCGCGTCTGCAGGTGGACCGATGCGGTCTCAACTCCGCGCAGATGCCGTGGAATTCCGGCCTGCCGCCTCAGCCGCTGCGGTCCCCGCCAACTTCAAAGGCGTCGGAGGCCAGGCGTCGCTGCCTGGATCCGCGCCGTTAGGTCTGGTTCATCATCCGGGCGCAGCTGggtcgccgtcgccagcTTCTCCTTCCAACGCGGGTCTCAGCGTCAACAACGGGGCTTCTCCcacgtcgccctcttcttgcACTTACAGCACTCACCAGTTCAACCGGAATGCCCAGGAGTTCGTGCCCGGGCGCCCCTTTATGGTCTTCCCGTCaccctcgcctccgcccgcCGGCACCCCCCCGCCGCCGGCCATGGCCGCCCCACTCGCGTCCGCTCAAGGCGCTGCGTCGCTTTCACGCGCGGCCGCGTCTCCACCcgccgcggccgcgccgAGCGCCGCGCCCGTCGCCGTTCCGCCCGTCGGCGTCGTCCGCGGGTCTCCAGCGGGGGCGGCGACGCTGCCGGCGTACGGGCCGCAGGTCGTCGGCCGCGGCGCACCAGCCGCGCACCTGCCTGGGGGCGGTGCGCACCACTCGCAACCCTTCATTCCGGTGCCTGGCACTCTCCACTTTGCGCCCATGCACCCGGTCCCCTCGCAGTTTGCGTCGCCGATCCCGAACGGCGCACTCTTCGCCGGCCAGCCTCCGTCGGGCGCGGTCGAACATCTCGTCGTCGCTCCAGTCGGCTCGCCGACCGATCCCACGCTGGCGCAGCTCGACAAAGCCGTCGGCGCAGGCGCAGTGCCTGgtcccttcgtcttcccgtaCGCAGCTCCGCATGCTCACCTTGGGCCTCCACCGGGCGCGAACTGCGCGGCGCCGGGAGGCGAGTTCCTCGTGACGCCGTACGCGATGGGCGGCCCAGCGCCAGGCACAGGGAGCGGCGTCGGCAGGGGACGCGGCGGTCGCCTGggccgcggcggccgcgcaggcgacgTCAACTACAGAGTGAGTGGCGGGGTCGGACGCGGCGCCGGCCGCGGCATTCCAAATGCGCCTGGCGCGTCTCGCATGGCGCAGGGTGCGCCGCACCACGGCCGCGGCAACGCAAACTCTGTACCGGCTGTCCAGACACCTGGCGCGGGACAGGGCGGCCAGGGAGGCGCGCCGggacgcgtctccgcgggcACAGGCTCGGACGGAGCAGACGCGAAGGCCTCGGACGAAGTGAAGAGtcccccgccgcctccgcccaCTGTTTCGCAAGGCAGCGGCGCAGTGCGGCCGCCGGCAGGGACGTCGTTCCGAGACAAGCTGCTtcagggaaacgcgaaggctGACCAAACggaaggcgccggcgcgcAGGCGAGTGCGGCGCAGGCCggcggaaaggcgagcgCAGCCGGACAAGAGCGGACCTcgccggcttcttctctcaccaCGACGGGACCGGGGAGCGGAACAGGCACCGCGGttggcggcggcgcgagtcCGACCGGATCGTCCACCAACGACGGCGCGCGGTCTCCGGTGTCGAGTGGCGCGGGCCCGGTCTCCTCTGGCGAGGCCAAGCGCCCGGCGACCGCGCCCGCGACCGGCCTCTCGTACGCGGGAGCAgtcgcggctgcggcgctgAGTCACGGCGGCAACGGGGCGGCGCATCAGGGTTCGCCGCGCGCGGGCGCGTCCGGCGCAGGCGGCAGTCGGGCGCCGTCGGCCTCACAGAAAGGTccggaggagacaccgaagcAAGGCAAGGCCtctccggagacagcggggaaCGCAACAACGTCTGCGAGTGCAGCGACGCCCTCCTGGAGTCAGAAGGTGGGAAGCGCGGCCGCGACGCCCGCGAAAGAGAGCAGCGGGTCCCCAGCTGCCGGACTCTCCGCCGCAGCGAAGGACAGCGCGGGTAATCAGACAAGACGGGGAAGCCTTGTCGggtctgcgtcgccgtcgcggaGAGGCTCTGCGCGCTCGGCGCCCAGCGCGCCGCACGCGCAGGACCgcgtcgccgaggcgccgcgaccTCGCGCCGAAGCTTCAGCCGACGCGCCGGCGTCGTCGCGGCAGGAGGGCGGAGCTGAGCAAGCTCAAGCAGCAGTGGAGAAGGCGTCTCCAGGCGAAGCcacgcctgcggcgccgcagggCCCACGCAGCTGGGCAGAACGAATGAAGAACGCCAGCAAGTTGCCGGTCGCGGTCGTCGCGCCCTCGCCAAGTGCGCGAAAGTCGGCAGCGAATGTGTCTGCGGCGCCTAATGCTGGAGGAAATGCGGCCGCCCGAGGAGGCGCTTCCGCTGCAGGTTCGCCGGCCGCGGCCAAGAGCGGCCCGAGTGGCGCAGGCGGCGGTGTCGGAAAGGGGGACGTTCAGCCCGCCCCCGAGGCGGCCGAGCAGCACGGCGCCTCTCAGGGCCCTCAGGCGGGTGTccacgagaagaagcgggaggtCGGCTCTGCGGAGGGACCGACGGGGAGCGCAGCTGCCAGCGGCCAGTCGACTGGATGGGCGGCACGCGTGTCGGCGCCGAGCTCCCCAAAACCTGCCGCGGGCGCTGGCGAAAAGGCGGGCGACTCGCACGATGCgggccgagaaggcggcgccgaggcggccTCGGGCGCGGCAGGTGCTCAGGGCTCTCGCGCGCAGGACGGCGCGAAGCCGAAGCAGGAAGACAAGAGCGACGCGGTCCCCGcgggcgccgccggcgcgaGCGCGACGGGCGAATTCTCTCAGGTTCAGGCGGAGGTCAGCGCGTCAGCGGCGACTTCCAGTGGCCCGATGACCTGGGCcgagcgcgcgcgacgcgTGAAGGAGAAGCCCGTTCCGGCAGTCGAGCCCGCGAAGCCGTCGCCTTCGAGCGAGGCTGTCTCGGAGTCCCGAGCGCCTGGAGGCAAGTTCGGCGACTCCAAGCGcggggagcgagagcgaggaagagggagagaagaagggcgcGGCCACGGCTACGTTGATCGCGCGGGACACCCGCGGCGTGACCAGCAGCGCGGCAGTCGGGGCGAAGCCGCGGacgacgcagcagccgcggcagccgcagcgcacgaaggcggcgcgcacCGCCAGGGCCGGGGCGGGAGTGGTTCGGAGGCGCTGGCCAGCGGCGAAGGCCAGGCGCCAGCTCacggcgccgccggcgcgggCGCCCAGGAAGGCCCTTcgcggagacggggaagcCACACGGCGGGCCCCACAGCCTCGGCCGCGCCCGGCGAGccgagaggaacggagacaggagcgcaGAAACCGTCGGGCTGCTACGCGGCAGTCGTCGCGGCGGCACAACCTCAGCAGCCGCGGCGCTGGgggccgcaggcgacgcagcaggcgcaCGCGGAGTCAGGAGGCAGGCCGAGTCTCCaggcggcagcggaggaTTTGACGCCGTCTccaggcgagaaaagcgcgTGGCGGGCGCAGGCCGGCGGCGCGGTTGGCGCCGGGGCGAGTGGCGCGGAGGGCCAAGGCGCTGCGGGCCGCGAGGTCCTCACCAAGGCTGAGGAGCCGCATGTGCTGTGGCCGCGCAACCGACCCAAGCTGAAGAAGGTCGTGgtggaacaggaagaagagaaagaggcgcccTTGCTCCCCGGCCAGGAACAGAAGTTCGCACTTCCCCAGGGCCGGAAGGACCAGCTGCGGGCGGAGGAGCGTCGCCGCGCAAAGCAGCAGGTGCTCAAGcaggaagccgaggagaTCGACGACGTGGAATCGCACTCGCACCCCTCGAATGCGGAGACGCAAGCTGTCTCCAGCAAGACTGCAGCAGCGCCCGGCGCCTTGGGCGTTTCGGGAAGCTTCATGCCGTCTTCCCCCGCTGCAATCCCGCCGACGACCGGAGCCGCGCCCGTGGCGGTCACTGCGCGCGGCTTCCCGACGACCGCGAGTCTCGTTGGGTCTGTCTTTTCGACGCCGACGACGCTGGAGACAACCGAACCTCCCGCGGTtcccgcgctgtctccgcggagccccgtctcgctcgtcacttgcgtctcttccactGACGTCCAGAAGCCGTCTGTGTCCGCGCCGGTCGAGCAGCCGCCCTTCGGGTTTGCAGCTTCGctcgcggcgaagaaggaggccGCCGCTGAGTCCGTCGCCCCGCGGATTGTTGCAGCCAAGGTTGGCGGGCTACCGCCAGTGAGTGCGGGATTTTCggagccgccgccgtctgAGGACGCGCTCTGTGAACAGGCAATGAAGGCCGAGATGGGCAAgaagctgtctccgcgaggGAGGGCCTCTGCGGAGGCGTCGCCGAGgtccgcctcgcgcgccaAATgtgaggcggaggcgcgcaaGGCCTCGAGCCCGCGCGCGGGTTGCGCGGACAGGGGCCAGACCCGCAGGTTGTCGGGTTCCTCGacgcacgagaagaaggacggcgcggaggcggagtCGAAGCGCGAAacgttcctgtctccgcgagcGGCCGCGGGCCAGGCGTCCTCCCCGCGCTCCCGAAGAAGGCCTCATTCCCCGGCCTACAGCCCCTCGGGGTCAGCTTCGCCTCGGGCTGCGAGTCCACAGGCGAACcggctgcttcttcccgaGGGCGCCGTGGAGCCTCCGAGGGAAGGCCAGAGATCCCGCGCCGGCTCGGCGCACTCCCCGCGCAGCCCccgacggcgcggcgcggcgcccgctgcggcgccggctGAGGCTTCAGACAGTCCGGTCGGCAGTTCGGgttcggcctcgtcgccgtcggagTTCGTCGGGTCTCCGGCCactgctctctctcgatcCCCAGACGCGGGGGTGTCCTCGCCACAGAGCAAGTCgagtttctcgccgccgtctgcCGCGTCGCTCGTCAGCGACGGGATCGCGTCGAGTGTGTCCGGCAACGACGTGGCCCGGGAGgacggcgtctcctctctttcgcccggCGGCACCTACTCCGGGCCGTACTCGAAGCGGCTGCTGGTAGCGTGTCGGCTGAGCAAGCAGGCGGCGTCGGTTCCCGCGCTGATCTCGATTTCTGCGCTCTCGCATGCAGCCATTCAGCAGGCCCAACCCGGCGGCGACTTCTGGTACCACGGCCGACAAGCCCACGACGACTCGTGGAAGAGTCGCTCCGggcgcgccggcggcgacggTTTGCTCCACTCGCTGCACAGGAAGAACGACGGCAAGCGCGGCGCGATGGGCCAGCAGGGCGCCAGCGGGCGCAACGAAGACGGCTGGCGGATGGGCGACGGGACCCAGCACAACGGCAGCAGGGGCCaggccggagacagcggccgATCCGCGCCGATGCGCGACTGGcgacgcggcgaggagagcggccgaggcgggcTGAGCGCCATGGCCGGAGGCCTTGGCGGCTTCTTCAACCAAGAACGCCCCGACCCCGGCGAGTTCCGCCGCATGCAACAGAgtctgccgccgccgccgtcaCACGCCATTCTGAAGGCCTCCGAGAGCTCGTGGGTCAAGAAACAGGCGGAGCAAAAGAA GGACGAGCAACAACAGTTGCTGCGTCGGCTTAAGGGCCACCTGAACAAACTGACGCTGGAGAAGTTCGAGAAGCTGTACCCTCAGATCCTCAATGCAGGCAtcaaggagaaggaggaagtCAACGCCCTAATGAAGATGGTCTTCGAAAAGGCCGTGTCTCAGCACCACTTCATCCAG ATGTACGTCCAGCTCTGCTCCAGGCTGAAGGACGACTTGAAACAGATTCTTGCTGACGACGCCAAGGGCAGTTACTTCCGTCG CATCTTGATTAACCAATGCGAAGATTCGTTTGTGGCGAATCTGGAGCCGATGCGAGTTCCCGAAGGCttgggagaggaagaagccttCGAGTTCGCTCAGCTCTACAAGGCGCGCATGAAGGGAAACATGATCTTCGTCGGAGAGCTGCTCAAGAGCCGCATGATTTCCCACCGCATTCTCCTCGAGTGTATCGACAGGCTGCTGCAGAAGCGCCTGGAGTGTATCGAGATCTCTGGAGGCGAGGACCAGGGCGTGCCTCACATGGAGGCCTTGTGTGCTTTCCTGCACACTGTCGGTCCGTTCTTCGAGAACCCGAAA TGGAAGTTCTACGAGGAGTTCTGTGAGCGGATCAAGATCGTTCAGAAGCTCCAGAAGGATGAGTCGCTGCCGTTCCGGGTCCGCTGCCTCTTGAAGGACGTGCTGGACAACCGGGCGGAGAAATGGCGTAAGAAGTTCGCGGCCACGAAGGAAGGTCCGACTCGGCTCTCAGAGCTCCACCAGCAGGCGCAGCTCGAGCAGATGCAGCAGCACCAGTACAGCGCGGGTCTCCTCGGAGGCAAGGGTAGAGGCCCAGGCTTCGACAACCggggagacgacggcggTTGGGAGATGGCGCCTAGCAGGCGTGGACTCGGCCTCGCGAAACTG AAGCCTGGAATGAACTCGACGCCGATGAACACGAATTCTCGCATGGGTGGCGAACCTTCGAAACCCTTGAGCGCTTTCAG tGCCTTGGGGCGCATGCGctcggagcgagagaaggaacgagaacCCGGCCGCGACGACAACCTGCGTCGGGAGAACTGGGGATCGAGCCTCAGCAAGAGGTCGCCAGCGAGTGCGGCTGCGTccagcgacgcagcggctTCTGCACATGCAGCCTCGTCTGGGCCGAGTTCCCTCCTCGGCCGCGCCCCCGTTGACGGAGGAGCGTCGCCTGCGAAGGAGAGCCGGCGCAG GAGTGCCGGCGAAACAGCTGCAACGAAGGCTAGCAGCGCGGGCGCAGCGCCAGTATCCGAG GAGCAACAAGTCGCCGCTGCACGATCTGAGCTGAAGGATCTCGTACAGTCGATGGACCTCAACACGGCGCTGGAGATGCTAAAGGAAATGAacctttcgccttctgtccaCAAG GAAATCTTCGATGAGTGGCTGAAGTATTCTATCGAGGCTCTGGTGGCCGATAAGGACCACGTGAACAAGCAGCGGGCGATTGCTTTCCAGCTCTTCGTTCAAGTCTGCCAAAAGGGTATCATGCAGGCGGAGTCTCTCAAAGCTTG CCTGAAGCAGTTCATGTCGAACGGCAGTGAtggcgacgagggcgaagacggggaagtCGTCGAAGACAGCCCGTACAGCGATCTGAAGATTGACGTTCCGCGCCTTACCGATTTCATGAAGGAGTTTTTGCAGACACTGGAAA CCGCCGACCCTGAGCGCCAAGTCCTGAGCACCAGTACCCTGGACGATTTGAAAGGCAAGCTCTGA